One window from the genome of Streptomyces cadmiisoli encodes:
- a CDS encoding TetR/AcrR family transcriptional regulator has product MIEKAAAPAPRADMVRNRRLLLTAATEAFAERGVEVSMGEIAQRAGVAKGTVFRHFASKDDLLAAIMLQLLDRLLGTADRLQEADDAGEALREFMTAGVEALATDRAFCEVIGRPSLQHAEVRDAIARLSDIAETLTARAREQGAVRSDITGTDIVLLLGGIHQTAEPLLASHPQVWRRYLQLTFDGLRTPDPHPLPHQPPSRLNLTDPGLG; this is encoded by the coding sequence ATGATCGAGAAGGCAGCCGCTCCCGCCCCGAGGGCGGACATGGTGCGCAACCGGCGCCTGCTGCTCACCGCGGCGACCGAGGCGTTCGCCGAGCGCGGGGTGGAGGTGTCGATGGGCGAGATCGCCCAACGCGCCGGTGTGGCCAAGGGCACGGTGTTCCGGCACTTCGCGTCGAAGGACGACCTCCTCGCGGCGATCATGCTCCAACTGCTCGACCGGCTCCTGGGGACCGCGGACCGCCTTCAGGAGGCCGACGACGCGGGTGAGGCACTACGGGAGTTCATGACGGCAGGTGTCGAGGCGCTCGCCACCGACCGCGCCTTCTGCGAAGTGATCGGAAGGCCGTCGCTGCAACATGCCGAGGTGCGGGACGCGATCGCCCGCCTCAGCGACATCGCCGAGACGCTCACCGCACGGGCGCGCGAGCAGGGCGCCGTCCGCAGCGACATCACGGGCACGGACATCGTGCTGCTGCTCGGCGGCATCCACCAGACTGCCGAGCCCCTGCTCGCCTCGCACCCGCAGGTATGGCGCCGCTATCTCCAGCTCACCTTCGACGGGCTGCGCACCCCCGACCCCCACCCGCTGCCGCACCAGCCGCCCAGCCGTCTGAACCTCACGGATCCCGGCCTCGGCTGA
- a CDS encoding SDR family NAD(P)-dependent oxidoreductase: protein MNNTLEGKVVLVTGASSGIGRATALALSKAGARVAVGARRADRLKELAQEAPGEILVLEVDVTDQQSVRDAVEATVDRFGALDALVNNAGVMLSGMILNADTAEWTRMVETNLLGSMYAVHAALPHLLRSKGAVVQISSTSGRISSAASGVYAATKSGINAFAEALRQEVTAEGVRVVVVEPGFVSTELTSHITDPAIQTMAKNMAESMRTLQPEDIAGAVVYALTQPEHVAVNEILIRPTDQTR from the coding sequence GTGAACAACACACTTGAAGGAAAGGTCGTCCTGGTCACCGGAGCGTCCTCCGGCATCGGCCGGGCCACGGCGCTCGCGCTGTCGAAGGCGGGGGCCCGCGTGGCCGTCGGGGCTCGCCGGGCCGACCGGCTCAAGGAGCTGGCCCAGGAGGCGCCCGGCGAGATCCTCGTCCTGGAGGTGGACGTCACCGACCAGCAGTCGGTGCGGGACGCCGTCGAGGCGACCGTCGACCGTTTCGGCGCCCTCGACGCGCTGGTGAACAACGCGGGCGTCATGCTCAGCGGCATGATCCTGAACGCGGACACCGCGGAGTGGACGCGCATGGTCGAGACGAATCTGCTCGGATCGATGTATGCGGTCCACGCCGCCCTGCCGCACCTGCTTCGCTCCAAGGGCGCCGTCGTGCAGATCTCGTCCACCTCGGGACGTATCTCGTCGGCCGCGAGCGGTGTGTACGCGGCCACGAAGTCCGGGATCAACGCCTTCGCGGAGGCGCTGCGCCAGGAGGTCACCGCGGAGGGCGTGCGGGTCGTCGTCGTGGAGCCCGGATTCGTCTCGACCGAGCTGACCAGCCACATCACCGACCCCGCGATTCAGACCATGGCCAAGAACATGGCCGAGTCCATGCGGACCCTCCAGCCCGAGGACATCGCCGGTGCCGTCGTGTACGCGCTCACCCAGCCCGAGCACGTCGCGGTCAACGAGATCCTGATCCGGCCGACGGACCAGACCCGCTGA
- a CDS encoding PP2C family protein-serine/threonine phosphatase produces the protein MDTLTRRDAVGITSGAGATGRLSAAVRPQKAVGADSAASRRPGSATAAAVPVVLVLVLVLTTVGLIVPTDVHLASLFIAAPALMAAYSTALATGNIAALSLVAALVCDIRDGLLGSPVLVFHVASLLVVSLLLIAFCRSRERSHQETSRLRAISQAAQHVVLRPLPDRIGDLSIASLYQAADPLAEVGGDLYAAAGTPYGTRFLIGDVKGKGLAALDDTAAVLGAFREAAHQYATLPELAAALEVSVRRHVAEAAHTDADAAERFITALLVEFPAEGGVLRTVSCGHPMPLVVRDHRVTALKGRMPAPPLGLAGADPAAYRQDTFRYAPGDAFVLYTDGLAEARDRTGAFYSVTGRDIARGTAGDPQALLQQLQDGLLRHTRGRLNDDVALVAVQSAAAR, from the coding sequence GTGGACACGCTGACCCGGCGAGATGCGGTCGGTATCACCTCGGGAGCGGGAGCAACGGGTCGGCTGTCGGCCGCCGTTCGACCGCAGAAGGCCGTCGGTGCCGACTCGGCCGCGTCCCGGCGACCCGGGTCCGCGACCGCTGCCGCCGTCCCGGTCGTACTCGTCCTCGTCCTCGTCCTGACGACGGTCGGTCTCATCGTGCCGACCGATGTGCATCTGGCGTCCCTGTTCATCGCGGCACCGGCGCTGATGGCGGCGTACTCCACGGCGCTCGCCACCGGGAACATCGCCGCCCTGTCCCTCGTGGCCGCGTTGGTCTGCGACATCCGCGACGGGCTGCTCGGCTCACCCGTCCTCGTCTTCCACGTTGCCTCGCTGCTGGTGGTCTCCCTGCTGCTCATCGCCTTCTGCCGGTCCCGGGAGCGCAGTCACCAGGAGACGAGCCGGCTGCGAGCAATCTCCCAAGCGGCGCAACACGTCGTACTCCGGCCGCTCCCCGACCGCATCGGGGACCTGAGCATCGCCTCCCTCTACCAGGCGGCCGACCCGCTGGCCGAGGTCGGAGGCGATCTCTACGCGGCGGCCGGCACCCCGTACGGCACCCGGTTTCTCATCGGTGACGTCAAGGGCAAGGGTCTTGCGGCGCTGGACGACACGGCGGCGGTGCTCGGCGCGTTCCGTGAGGCGGCACACCAGTACGCCACCCTGCCCGAGTTGGCCGCGGCACTCGAGGTGAGCGTCCGGCGCCATGTGGCCGAGGCCGCGCACACCGACGCGGACGCGGCGGAGCGCTTCATCACGGCCCTGCTCGTCGAGTTCCCGGCCGAGGGAGGCGTCCTGCGGACCGTCAGTTGCGGACACCCCATGCCGCTGGTCGTACGCGACCACCGTGTGACCGCGCTGAAGGGGAGAATGCCCGCACCGCCGCTCGGCCTGGCCGGAGCCGACCCCGCGGCGTACCGACAGGACACGTTCCGGTACGCGCCGGGCGACGCGTTCGTGCTCTACACCGACGGTCTCGCCGAGGCCAGGGACCGCACCGGAGCCTTCTACTCGGTCACCGGACGCGACATCGCCCGGGGCACGGCCGGTGATCCGCAGGCCTTGCTCCAGCAGCTCCAGGACGGCCTGCTCCGCCACACACGGGGCCGCCTGAACGACGACGTGGCGCTCGTGGCCGTTCAGAGCGCCGCGGCCCGATGA
- a CDS encoding HD domain-containing protein, with translation MAEKIAGVEIPDSKLVHDATELIRDTTPPLIFHHSRRVYLFGSLQARVRGIRPDPELLYVAALFHDTGLVPPYRSDDQRFEMDGADQARAFLRSHDVMNGDAETVWTAIALHTTPEVPYKLAPEIAATTAGVETDVLGLHLADLSRAEIDEVTAAHPRPNFKEQILQAFTDGFRHRPDTTFGTVNADVLEHFVPGFRRVDFVDVIQNSAWPE, from the coding sequence ATGGCAGAGAAGATCGCCGGCGTCGAGATCCCGGACAGCAAGCTCGTCCACGACGCCACCGAGCTGATCCGCGACACCACACCCCCGCTGATCTTCCACCACTCCCGGCGGGTCTACCTCTTCGGCAGCCTCCAGGCCCGGGTGCGGGGGATCCGGCCCGACCCGGAGCTGCTGTACGTGGCGGCGCTGTTCCACGACACGGGCCTGGTGCCGCCCTACCGCAGCGACGACCAGCGGTTCGAGATGGACGGCGCGGACCAGGCGCGGGCGTTCCTGCGCAGCCATGACGTGATGAACGGTGACGCGGAGACGGTGTGGACGGCCATCGCGCTGCACACCACGCCGGAGGTGCCGTACAAGCTGGCGCCGGAGATCGCGGCCACCACCGCGGGCGTCGAGACCGATGTGCTCGGCCTCCATCTGGCCGACCTCAGCCGGGCCGAGATCGACGAGGTCACCGCGGCGCACCCCCGCCCGAACTTCAAGGAGCAGATCCTCCAGGCGTTCACGGACGGCTTCAGGCACCGCCCGGACACCACGTTCGGCACGGTCAACGCGGATGTGCTGGAACACTTCGTGCCCGGCTTCCGCCGCGTCGACTTCGTCGACGTCATCCAGAACTCGGCCTGGCCCGAGTAG
- a CDS encoding GlxA family transcriptional regulator, with translation MKMLDVSGPAEVFSEAGRFGAEYRLTIVSVSGEPVRTSIGLRVPADAAAESAPPFDTVLVPGGDLLPGTPIDPDLTAAARRLAERAGRIASICTGAFILAAAGLLEEKRATTHWQHTTLLARSYPSLRVEPDAIYVKDGTTYTSAGVTAGIDLALALVEEDHGPDLTRDVARSLVVYMQRAGGQSQFSASLQGPAPRTPVLRLIQDMVQADPAADHSLDRLAERVRVSPRHLTRMFRSELDTTPMKYVELIRFDMAKALLDAGHSATEAATLSGFPSYESLRRTFARHLGVSPTRYRHRFTTTRPAVDATRPALPDVPGNR, from the coding sequence ATGAAGATGCTCGACGTGTCCGGGCCGGCGGAGGTCTTCAGCGAAGCCGGTCGCTTCGGAGCGGAGTACCGGCTCACCATCGTCTCGGTGAGCGGTGAGCCGGTTCGCACCTCCATCGGCCTGCGTGTGCCGGCGGACGCCGCCGCCGAGTCGGCTCCGCCGTTCGACACCGTGCTGGTTCCGGGCGGTGATCTGCTGCCGGGCACCCCCATCGACCCGGACCTCACCGCGGCCGCGCGGAGGCTCGCCGAGCGGGCCGGACGCATCGCGTCGATCTGCACCGGGGCGTTCATCCTGGCGGCGGCGGGCCTGCTGGAGGAGAAGCGGGCGACGACGCACTGGCAGCACACGACGCTGCTGGCGCGCAGCTATCCCTCCCTGCGGGTGGAGCCCGACGCCATCTACGTCAAGGACGGAACGACGTACACCTCGGCCGGCGTCACGGCCGGTATCGACCTCGCGCTCGCCCTGGTGGAGGAGGACCACGGCCCGGACCTGACCCGCGACGTGGCCCGGTCGCTGGTGGTGTACATGCAGCGGGCCGGCGGGCAGTCCCAGTTCTCCGCCTCGCTGCAGGGCCCGGCCCCCCGGACCCCCGTGCTGCGGCTCATCCAGGACATGGTGCAGGCCGACCCGGCCGCGGACCACAGCCTGGACAGGCTCGCCGAACGGGTCCGGGTCAGTCCGCGTCATCTGACGCGTATGTTCCGCTCCGAGCTGGACACCACGCCGATGAAGTACGTGGAACTGATCCGCTTCGACATGGCCAAGGCGCTGCTGGACGCCGGGCACAGCGCCACCGAGGCCGCCACCCTGTCGGGTTTCCCGAGCTACGAGAGCCTGCGGCGCACCTTCGCCCGCCATCTGGGCGTGTCACCGACCCGCTATCGGCACCGCTTCACCACCACACGGCCGGCTGTCGACGCCACGAGGCCCGCTCTCCCCGATGTCCCGGGGAACCGATGA
- a CDS encoding alpha/beta fold hydrolase has translation MPFATAKDGTQIFYKDWGTGQPVVFSHGWPLTADAWDPQLKLMADNGFRAVAHDRRGGGRSGQTWDGNDLDTYADDLAAVIEALDLRDAILVGHSTGGGEVARYIGRHGTGRVAKAVLLSAIPPLMLKTKSNPEGLPVEVFDEIRQGVLTDRSQFYQDLSASFYGDNREGSTVSKGTRDEFWLWSMTVGIKGAYDCIKAFSETDTTEDLKKFDVPTLIVHGDDDQIVPIVAAGEKSSKLVKDSIFKVYPGAPHGLSMVPKFAETFNADLLEFARS, from the coding sequence ATGCCCTTCGCCACCGCCAAGGACGGCACACAGATCTTCTACAAGGACTGGGGGACGGGCCAGCCGGTCGTCTTCTCCCACGGCTGGCCGCTCACCGCTGACGCGTGGGACCCGCAGCTGAAGCTGATGGCGGACAACGGATTCCGTGCCGTCGCCCACGACCGGCGCGGGGGCGGACGCTCCGGCCAGACCTGGGACGGGAACGACCTGGACACCTACGCCGACGACCTGGCGGCCGTCATCGAGGCCCTCGACCTGCGTGACGCCATCCTGGTCGGCCACTCCACCGGCGGCGGCGAGGTGGCCCGCTACATCGGCCGGCACGGTACCGGTCGAGTGGCCAAGGCCGTGCTCCTCTCCGCGATCCCCCCGCTGATGCTCAAGACGAAGTCCAACCCCGAGGGCCTCCCGGTCGAGGTCTTCGACGAGATCCGGCAAGGCGTGCTGACGGACCGGTCGCAGTTCTACCAGGACCTCAGCGCGTCCTTCTACGGAGACAACCGCGAGGGTTCCACCGTCTCGAAGGGCACCCGCGACGAGTTCTGGCTCTGGTCGATGACGGTCGGGATCAAGGGAGCGTACGACTGCATCAAGGCGTTCTCCGAGACCGACACCACCGAGGACCTCAAGAAGTTCGACGTGCCCACCCTGATCGTGCACGGCGACGACGATCAGATCGTGCCGATCGTGGCGGCCGGCGAGAAGTCCTCCAAGCTGGTCAAGGACTCGATCTTCAAGGTCTACCCCGGCGCCCCGCACGGACTGTCGATGGTGCCCAAGTTCGCGGAGACGTTCAACGCCGACCTCCTCGAATTCGCCCGCAGCTGA
- a CDS encoding TDT family transporter, whose amino-acid sequence MRPTAQKSRNRLVELSHFAIPLGFAGIGGSWNAASIFLDAPRWVSGIFYTVSGILWLMFSLVYIAERVRNVATFREDRESPVSGAGAAFLPVIGILLIAHFGQYLPRELAGAICWFLVAALGVVAAQLFAHWLTGHLSFAQLHPGYTLPLVAGPFIASIGLSSVHAVSAARAAQGVGIFFWVVIGGVITARLITGGPLPLSATPSLSVLLAPPATGGIASFAAYPGTIGPLQLAFFGIFVMMVLIQIALLRRYVKLPFGLNFWNFTFPVSASTTYGLHWLGMSDFGGRREIAWGLLSLATVVVLAIAAATVRSLVPSGRS is encoded by the coding sequence ATGCGTCCGACCGCTCAGAAATCTAGGAATCGGCTGGTCGAGCTCTCCCATTTCGCTATTCCGCTGGGATTCGCAGGAATAGGGGGTTCCTGGAATGCGGCAAGCATCTTCCTGGACGCGCCCCGATGGGTCTCCGGCATTTTCTACACCGTTTCCGGAATTCTCTGGTTGATGTTCTCCTTGGTGTACATCGCTGAGCGGGTGCGGAACGTCGCGACCTTCCGGGAGGACCGGGAGAGTCCGGTCTCCGGAGCCGGGGCGGCGTTCCTGCCGGTCATCGGGATTCTGCTGATCGCGCATTTCGGCCAGTACCTGCCCCGCGAGCTCGCCGGTGCGATCTGCTGGTTCCTCGTGGCCGCGCTCGGGGTGGTGGCGGCCCAGTTGTTCGCCCACTGGCTGACCGGGCACCTCAGCTTCGCCCAGCTGCACCCCGGCTACACACTGCCGCTGGTGGCCGGGCCGTTCATCGCCAGCATCGGCCTGTCCAGCGTGCACGCGGTCTCCGCGGCCCGGGCGGCACAGGGCGTGGGGATCTTCTTCTGGGTCGTCATCGGAGGAGTCATCACCGCTCGGCTCATCACCGGTGGCCCGCTTCCGCTCTCGGCCACACCGTCGCTCTCGGTCCTGCTGGCCCCGCCTGCGACGGGCGGAATCGCGTCCTTCGCGGCGTACCCCGGAACGATCGGACCGCTGCAACTGGCCTTCTTCGGCATCTTCGTCATGATGGTGCTCATCCAGATCGCCCTGCTCAGGCGATATGTGAAGCTGCCGTTCGGCCTCAACTTCTGGAATTTCACGTTCCCGGTGTCGGCGTCGACCACCTACGGGCTGCACTGGCTCGGCATGTCGGACTTCGGCGGCCGGCGGGAGATCGCCTGGGGCCTCCTGAGCCTCGCGACGGTCGTCGTGCTGGCCATCGCCGCCGCGACCGTGCGCAGTCTCGTCCCGTCCGGACGAAGTTGA
- a CDS encoding BTAD domain-containing putative transcriptional regulator, translated as MTDGPLPASLRVEVLGPLRLLVCGAPVDVPGGRRRAVLALLALAEGRIVTVDRLVDALWPSGVPASGRQALHNHVSRLRGHLGPAASRLQRHHDGYRLGLERDELDLAQARALLALAQASAERNPGGAFLLLREAHALWRGPLLADLTDVEPVAAAVEECEQLGREVTDALIATAVSAGRAEEVVGPAAASAAADPLREPAVLLYMRALAATGEAPRALRAGREYRRRLVEETGLDPSPALDDLEKDIVGVGSAPVSAPPVTVLIGREPEVAALHRLLATERLVTLVGPGGVGKTRVAVEVARQSSTATVLALAPVTDPAAIAHALAAALHLNVDRGDVLTACVSVLGERTGLLVIDNCEHLLDGVRDTVDEILSCCPGTTVLATSREPLSLAPEHVRRLTPLGLPRPGRDPAQAPSVALFLERARRVRPGPHPTARELRTIADIVRRVDGMPLAIELAAGRLSTFSLDDLSGRLDRSLDLLGGGSTSAECRHRTLRATVEWSYRLLAQDERRLFRHLSVFTDGVDLDTAERVATELDLTGDPGSALARLVDASMINAAFDGTTRYRMLETLRAFGLDRLAADGEDRAAAERMARWAVELTARFHAATQTRREADADAELRRELPNLRTAWRLIRDSGSLDDAVAMVVALYDAIAYRDLVEIRNWAEELADDPALDGHPHAGLVLGAAAEAVYHRGDYVRAERLARAGLKKGVEGEGAEGAEGAEGRTPWQCLMVLSVAELARGAHDAVVRHSLAAAELAGPHRESLGIAALATAYAGDPDAARALNDRGRAHAVSPSMRAWGSYVAGEIENLAGHGELAERHYVEAVDLARSGGATFLVGVATVGLLSVRAAQGRIHEALEGYRDVVGYFARTGNWTHLWTTLRNLAELLRRLGDDETAASIDAAADQAPDAPAAAGSAPATARRPVPGRTAVLDAARQAIERNLGPERRNTR; from the coding sequence ATGACCGACGGCCCGCTGCCGGCGTCCCTACGGGTGGAGGTGCTGGGGCCGTTGCGCCTCCTTGTCTGCGGCGCTCCCGTGGACGTGCCCGGCGGCCGGCGGCGTGCGGTGCTCGCCCTGCTCGCACTCGCGGAAGGGCGGATCGTGACCGTCGACCGGCTGGTGGACGCACTGTGGCCGTCAGGGGTGCCCGCATCCGGGCGGCAGGCCCTGCACAACCACGTGTCCCGGCTCCGTGGCCACCTCGGTCCCGCGGCGAGCCGGCTCCAGCGCCACCACGACGGCTACCGGCTCGGCCTCGAACGCGACGAGCTGGACCTGGCACAGGCCCGGGCACTGCTCGCACTGGCCCAGGCGTCCGCGGAGCGGAATCCCGGCGGGGCGTTCCTGCTGCTTCGAGAGGCGCACGCCCTGTGGCGCGGACCCCTGCTCGCCGACCTCACCGACGTGGAGCCCGTCGCCGCCGCCGTCGAGGAGTGCGAGCAGTTGGGGCGCGAGGTCACCGACGCCCTGATCGCCACCGCCGTGAGCGCGGGACGAGCCGAGGAGGTCGTGGGTCCGGCCGCCGCGTCGGCGGCGGCCGATCCGCTGCGGGAACCCGCCGTACTGCTGTACATGCGGGCGCTCGCGGCGACCGGGGAGGCGCCGCGGGCCCTGCGTGCGGGGCGGGAGTACCGGCGCCGGCTGGTCGAGGAGACGGGCCTCGACCCGTCGCCCGCACTGGACGACCTGGAGAAGGACATCGTCGGCGTCGGCAGCGCACCCGTGTCCGCCCCGCCCGTCACCGTGCTGATCGGCCGGGAGCCCGAGGTGGCCGCCCTGCACCGGCTGCTGGCGACGGAGCGCCTGGTCACGCTGGTGGGGCCGGGCGGAGTCGGAAAGACCCGGGTCGCCGTGGAGGTCGCGCGGCAGAGCAGCACGGCGACGGTCCTGGCACTGGCACCCGTCACCGATCCCGCGGCCATCGCGCACGCGCTGGCTGCGGCCCTGCACCTGAACGTCGACCGCGGCGACGTCCTCACGGCCTGCGTCTCGGTGCTGGGCGAACGCACCGGTCTGCTGGTGATCGACAACTGCGAGCACCTGCTCGACGGGGTCCGGGACACGGTGGACGAGATCCTGTCCTGTTGCCCCGGCACGACCGTGCTGGCCACCAGCCGTGAACCACTGAGTCTGGCCCCGGAGCACGTACGGCGCCTGACGCCGCTCGGGCTGCCCCGGCCGGGCCGGGATCCCGCGCAGGCCCCCTCCGTGGCGCTCTTTCTGGAGCGGGCCCGGCGGGTCCGCCCCGGCCCGCACCCCACCGCGCGGGAGCTGCGCACCATCGCTGACATCGTGCGGCGCGTCGACGGGATGCCCCTGGCCATCGAGCTGGCCGCCGGACGTCTGTCCACCTTCTCCCTGGACGATCTCAGCGGGCGTCTGGACCGCTCCCTCGACCTGCTCGGCGGCGGCAGCACCAGTGCGGAGTGCCGGCACCGGACGCTGCGCGCCACCGTCGAGTGGTCCTACCGCCTCCTCGCACAGGACGAGCGGCGGCTGTTCCGGCACCTGTCGGTGTTCACCGACGGGGTGGACCTCGACACCGCCGAGCGTGTCGCCACCGAACTGGACCTCACGGGCGACCCCGGCAGCGCCTTGGCCCGTCTCGTGGACGCGTCCATGATCAACGCGGCCTTCGACGGGACCACCCGCTACCGCATGCTCGAGACGCTGCGGGCGTTCGGTCTGGACCGACTCGCCGCCGACGGCGAGGACCGGGCGGCGGCCGAGCGGATGGCGCGTTGGGCCGTCGAACTCACGGCCCGGTTCCACGCCGCCACGCAAACCCGGCGGGAGGCCGACGCCGACGCCGAGCTGCGCCGTGAACTGCCGAACCTGCGGACCGCGTGGCGGCTGATCCGGGACAGCGGGTCGCTGGACGACGCCGTGGCGATGGTCGTCGCCCTGTACGACGCGATCGCCTACCGCGACCTCGTGGAGATCCGTAACTGGGCGGAGGAACTCGCCGACGATCCCGCCCTCGACGGCCACCCGCATGCGGGTCTCGTCCTCGGTGCCGCAGCCGAGGCGGTCTACCACCGGGGCGACTACGTCCGTGCGGAGCGGCTCGCCCGCGCCGGGCTGAAGAAGGGGGTCGAGGGCGAGGGGGCCGAGGGGGCCGAGGGGGCCGAGGGCAGGACACCGTGGCAGTGTCTGATGGTGCTGTCGGTGGCCGAACTGGCGCGCGGCGCCCACGACGCCGTGGTGCGGCACTCGCTGGCCGCCGCCGAACTGGCCGGCCCGCACCGCGAGAGCCTTGGCATCGCCGCCCTCGCGACGGCCTACGCCGGTGACCCGGACGCCGCGCGCGCCCTCAACGACCGGGGGCGCGCCCACGCGGTGTCGCCATCGATGCGGGCCTGGGGGTCCTACGTGGCCGGAGAGATCGAGAACCTGGCAGGTCACGGTGAACTCGCCGAACGGCACTACGTCGAGGCCGTCGACCTGGCCCGCTCCGGGGGCGCGACGTTCCTCGTCGGCGTCGCCACCGTCGGGCTGCTGTCGGTGCGTGCGGCGCAGGGCCGCATCCACGAGGCTCTGGAGGGCTACCGCGACGTCGTCGGGTACTTCGCCCGCACCGGCAACTGGACCCATCTGTGGACGACCCTGCGCAACCTCGCCGAGCTGCTGCGCCGCCTCGGCGACGACGAGACGGCGGCGTCGATCGACGCCGCGGCCGACCAGGCTCCCGACGCGCCCGCGGCCGCCGGCTCCGCGCCTGCCACGGCACGCCGACCGGTTCCGGGCCGGACGGCCGTGCTCGACGCCGCCCGGCAGGCCATCGAGCGGAACCTCGGCCCCGAGCGCCGGAACACCCGGTGA
- a CDS encoding class I SAM-dependent methyltransferase, giving the protein MDHDKVNEFLNRFVTDLAATEAAGSVAIGHRLGLYRSLAEGPATPEEFADRTGCHPRYLTEWLRGQAAGGYVEYEPATGRFALTEEQAYCLADPHGPNVAAAFRFALGMLRAEPRVAEAFRSGEGVGWHEHHDDVFVGVDAFFRPGYEAELVPHWIPALDGVDARLTAGARVADVGCGLGSTSVLLAEAYPRTTVVGSDYHPESITRARKNAAEAGLSHRVTFEVATAQTFTGTDYDLVTTFDCLHDMGDPLGAARRVREALAEDGTWLLVEPAASDRVEENFHPVGRLYYSGSTFLCVPNALSQEGGHALGGQAGEAAVREIATEAGFTRFREAARTAFNVVYEIRP; this is encoded by the coding sequence ATGGACCACGACAAGGTGAACGAGTTCCTGAACCGCTTCGTGACCGACCTGGCGGCGACCGAGGCCGCCGGCTCCGTGGCGATCGGCCACCGGCTGGGCCTGTACCGCTCACTCGCCGAGGGTCCCGCGACCCCCGAGGAGTTCGCCGACCGCACCGGCTGTCACCCGCGGTATCTCACCGAGTGGCTGCGTGGCCAGGCGGCCGGCGGATACGTCGAGTACGAACCCGCCACCGGCCGTTTCGCGCTGACCGAGGAACAGGCGTACTGCCTGGCCGACCCGCACGGGCCGAACGTGGCGGCCGCCTTCCGTTTCGCCCTCGGCATGCTGCGTGCCGAGCCCCGTGTCGCGGAGGCCTTCCGCAGCGGCGAGGGCGTCGGCTGGCACGAGCACCACGACGATGTGTTCGTCGGCGTCGACGCGTTCTTCCGGCCGGGCTACGAGGCCGAACTGGTTCCGCACTGGATCCCGGCACTGGACGGGGTCGACGCCAGGCTCACCGCCGGAGCGCGCGTCGCCGACGTCGGCTGCGGGCTCGGCTCGACGTCGGTGCTGCTGGCCGAGGCCTATCCGCGGACGACCGTCGTGGGCTCGGACTACCACCCCGAGTCGATCACACGGGCCCGCAAGAACGCCGCGGAGGCCGGTCTCTCGCACCGCGTCACCTTCGAGGTCGCCACCGCCCAGACGTTCACGGGCACGGACTACGACCTGGTGACCACGTTCGACTGCCTGCACGACATGGGGGATCCGCTGGGCGCTGCCCGCCGGGTGCGCGAGGCGCTGGCCGAGGACGGCACCTGGCTCCTGGTGGAACCGGCGGCCTCCGACCGGGTCGAGGAGAACTTCCACCCGGTGGGCCGGCTGTACTACAGCGGCTCGACGTTCCTCTGCGTCCCCAACGCCCTGTCTCAGGAGGGCGGTCACGCCCTCGGCGGGCAGGCAGGTGAGGCGGCGGTCCGCGAGATCGCCACGGAGGCGGGCTTCACCCGTTTCCGGGAGGCCGCGCGGACCGCGTTCAACGTGGTCTACGAGATTCGACCGTGA